The stretch of DNA AATCCTAAAATCCCCAGCAATGTCCTTCGCTCTCCGGAGCAGAGACCGGTTGTGAATTCATCTTACAAGGATATGGTACAAGGATTTAACCCAGAGTCTTACTCCTTTGATGATCCTATGCTAGACGATTTCGAAGACGATTCCGAGGATGATATTGATTACAACGATGAAGAAGAGGATAAGACTTGCCCTAGAATATGCCTAACGAAGCAGGAAAAATCACAAATTCGAAAGCCATGGCGCCATTCTCTAATCGTCAAGATGTTTGACAAAAATATCGGGTACCTTTCGCTCATGAGAAAATTACAAGCCAAATGGTCGATTAAGGGTAAGCTAACTCTCACAGATTTGTCTGGCTCTTACTATATCGCTCGTTTCTCATCTAGACAACATTATGAATTCGTCATCACCCAAGGACCTTGGATGATTGACGATCATTATTTAACTATTCGAAAATTGGTGCCTAATTTTGTGCCGGCGGAGGATAGCATCAAGTATTTGACAGCTTGGGTCAGAATCCCAAATCTGCCAGTCGAGTACTTTAACGAGAATTTTCTCAGAAAAGTCGGTTCAAAAATAGGAAAAGTTATCAGAATCGATAAGAATACGGCCTCAGCGGAACGAGGTCAATTTACCAGGCTAAGTGTTGAAGTCGATATTTCGAAACCGTTGCTCTCTAAGTTTCGATTATATGGAAAAGTTTATTGCATTCAGTACGAAGGATTAAAAATGATATGTTTTAAATGCGGGAAAATGGGTCATCAAGCAGAGAGTTGTGTCAAGGAGCTGGACGGTAACTCCATTATGGTCACTGACTCCGACATTAGAAGTGACACCTCCTCTGTTCCCGTGGGAGAGCACTCATTGGAGGCAGGCCTTCGGCCAGAAGAACAATCCGACTTTGGAGATTGGATGGTGGTTAAAAAACCTCCTCGTCGGAAGCCAGCAGGAAAGGGTGACGTTTCCAATGTGCAGCCTAACCATAAACAAAGCACTTTCGAATTCGGGAGCACTTCCAAAGACGGATCCAGGTTTGGTGCCCTTAGTACTTTGGGACAGTCTGATAGCATTCTAATTTATCCAATGGAATATTTGGTCAACCAATGAAATATTCTACAAGCAAAAATATCTCTCCAAATAATAGTAAAAATAATACAATCCTTCCTAATCTAAACCAATTACCAAAAAATAGGAGAATCTCATCTTCTAAAAATATTAGCAACAATAAAGTTACCCGAAATATTCAGCAAAAATCTCCCCTCAGTCCATCTATCCACGCTGAGTCCAATATTCTACGTAATATTTCCAATAATATTCCTATTCCAACTAAAAATCAAACAACCAAGCTTACAAACAATAATATCAAATCTACTCATCCCATTAATCAGCCTATCAACCCTATTATTCCACCACCAACGCAGAAAGAAAATTCACCCGTAAACACCGAGACCTCAGACCCTGTTCAGAAATGCTCAATTACTCGACAGTAGTCGAGTGCAATCCAGGGTCGGAGCACTCGATAGTAGATCTAACTCAGGTTCTTATGATACCCCCATATCGCCGGTTCATGTTCACGACTTGGGAGGGGATGGCCGTACCCTTTATGGGGGTGATGGCAAGGGAGTCTCCATCAATGAACCTGACATTCGAAGTGGTCAAGGAGAATCCAACGAGCTTATGGGTCGAGATGTCGATTCCATGGAATGTTAACGAGGTATTATCTATCGTCAGTCGAGCGTATGTTTCGCAGCTGTcttcttttccttattttatGTCGGATAGAATACCAAATTTAACCCCAAACTTACCTCACATCACGTGTATGGTATGGAATTTCCAAGGCTCTGCTAGCAAACCAAAGCTTGCAGCTTTAAAAGAAATTATTCGAACCTATAAACCCTCTGTTTTTGCACTTATCGAAACCCATATGGGCGGAGAGCATGCTGAAAAAGTTCAAAAAATTGTGGGATATGATAGTCATGCTAGAGTAGACGCAGTAGGTTTTCGAGGAggtatttgggtttattggaaaTCAGATATCGTCGAAATTACTCCCATTACTAAACATTCCCAGTACATTACCATGGAAGTATAAAGAAGTAGCGGCACTCCTTGGTTTTTCACAGCAGTTTACGCCAGCCCGGACCCCCATAATAGGAGAGAACTTTGGGTGGAATTAGAGGAGTTCGCGAGGCGTAATAATCAGCCCTGGATGGTGGCGGGTGATTTCAATGAAACGCGGAATCTCTCTGAAAGGCACGGTGGTAATGCAAATATGGCCCGTCGTTGTGACTTGTTTAATAACTGGATCGAATCATGCGAATTGGTCGAGCTAGAATTTTCAGGTGCTGCTCATACTTGGTCCCGAGGTAATAGTGTCGAAACCAGGCAAAGTGCTAGATTGGACCGTGCTTTATGTAACAGTGACTGGAGTCTCTTATTCAGCGAGGCAAGCGTTAAATATCTGTCGGCTATTCAGTCCGACCACTGTCCCTTATTAATATCCCCTAACGGTTTCGCCCCTCTCAATGCCATCCATAGACAGTTTCGGTTCCAAGCTGCGTGGCTAACACACGAAAAATTCTCGGATTTCGTTACCAATAATTGGCAACCCGGAGGTGATCTTACTACTCAACTTAGCACTCTTTCTACTAAATTGCAGAATTGGAATGAAGAAGTGTTTGACAATATTTTTAGAAAGAAGAGAGAACTCATTGCTAGAATTAATGGATGCCAAAAGAAGTTGGCCTTAGTACGAGACAAAGGAACTATTGTGTTAGAGGCAAAACTCCGCCGTGAACTAGACGAAACACTCGATCGTGAAGAAATCCTTTGGTGCCAGAAATCGCGATTTGATTTTATTAGGGATGGAGATAGAAACACCTCTTATTTCCATGTTAGTACCCTCGTTCGTCGTTGGTGCAATCGAATAAAATCCCTCAAAAACAGCGAGGGCATCTGGGTAGAGGATCGAAATGCTCTTATCGACCTAGTAATTAATTTCTATAAAAATCTTTATACACAGGAAGGCAATTATGATGCGAATGCCGAAGTCCCTTATGATCTTTTTCCCGAATTAAGTCCCGACGACTTTGGTTGGCTCACACGACCGTATACAGAGGCTGAGGTTGAAGGTGTAGTTCATAATATGGGGGCCTTAAAAGCTCCGGGTCCCGATGGTTTTCAAGCTCTTTTTTTACCAAAAGAATTGGGAATTAGTGAGAACGTCGGTTTGTGCGACAGTCATCAAAGCCCTCCAAGGGAAGGGATTCCCGACGGATTTTAACGATACCCAGATCGTTTTAATCCCCAAGGTAACAGGTCCCGAGTATATCACGCAATTTCGCCCGATAAGTCTCTGTAACGTCTCTTATAAAATTGTTAGTAAAATTTTGGCCAATAGAATAAAACGGGTGCTTCCTCGTTTAATTTCGGAGACTCAAAGCGGGTTTGTCCCGGTCCGGCAAATATCCGACAATATTGTGGTATTCTAAGAGGTCATCCATACCATGAGAAAAAAGAAGGGTAATAAAGGGTTTATGGCGATAAAAATCGACCTTGAAAAAGCTTATGATCGCCTCTGCCGGGACTTTATTCGAGACTCTAAATGACATGTGCATACCGGCTTACTTACTAGATGTCACTATGGAATGTGTCACAACTTCTAGGATGCAAATTTTATGGAACGGGGAACCGACTGAAATGTTTACGCCATCAAGAGGTGTTCGACAAGGGGATCCTCTCTCATCCTACCTCTTTTTTATGTGTCTAGAGAAACTACAACAGCTTATTGATGCGGAAGTTCGAGAAAATAATTGGAAACCGATCTCAGTATGTTCGAATGGACCTCGTATATCCAACCTCTTTTTTGCAGACGATATGGTCTTATTTGCAGAGGCTACAACTGAACAGGCAGCAGTCATAACTAAAGTTTTGGATATCTTTTGTCGAGCTTCTGGCGAGAAGGTTAGCCTAGCTAAATCCCGCGTTTTCTTCTCTGCAAACACGAGTATAGATGTCCAACAATCTGTTTCGAACCGTTTAGGCTTCAAGGTAACTAATGATTTAGGCTCATATTTGGGTATGCCTACTATAAATGGACGGGTTACAAGACACACTTTCTCAAGTATCATGGAGCGGTTTAATCGGAGACTAGCAGGTTGGAGCACCAAGCACTTATCCCTTGCGGGTAGAGCTACTTTAATTCTATCCACTCTGTCTACGATGGCTAATTATAGTATGCAGATGACAAAGATCCCGAAAACGACTTGCGACATACTAGACCGCAAAATGAGAAGCTTTCTCTGGGGCGGGAATGAGGAGAAAAGGAAGGTCCATCTTATCTCATGGGAAACTATTCAAAAACCGAAAGGGCTTGGTGGGCTCGGCATTACATCTTCCCGTCAAGCTAATGCCGATTTCCTTACAAAATTGGGCTAGAGAGTCTTAGCAGAACCCCAAAGTCTCTGGTCCCGAGTCCTTAGAGCGAAATATTGCAATGGGAGGTGTGACATGGATATGTTTACATCCAAGGCAAATATGTCTAATGTGTGGGCAGGCATCTCATCGCAAGCAGGTAATATAGTAAAAGGTACTACCTCGGCAGTTGGAAACGGTCACAAGACTCTTTTTTGGGACCATTCATGGGTTAAAGCCGGAACCCTTTCCGACATTGTTGTAATGCCCATTCCTAACTCGCTGTTAGGAGCTACGGTGAGTGATATGTGGGACGAGAATAACGGGTGGAAATGGGATATTTTCGCCAACTATTTACCGCAAGAAGCTCTTCTGAAAATTGCCTCTTTTTCGCTATCTCCGGATCCTAATTTAGCTGATTCTCTTTATTGGAACGGTACGTCTCATGGTAAATTTTCTATAAAATCCGCTTTGAACATTATAAAAGCATTGGAACCGTTCCCGGAAGTTAATCAAGTACAATGGCACGTGATATGGAAGTTGCCGGTCCAACAACGAATTAAATTCTTTATATGGCTAGCTGCACATGGTCGAGCTATGTGTAATGTGAACCGAGTCAGGCGTAATCTCTCATACGATCCAAGCTGCCCACGGTGCCAAGCTAGTGAGGAAACTATGGACCACGTTCTTAGGCATTGCCCCATCTCTCGAGAAATATGGTCCTCACTGGGTATATCGAATTCATCGTCTGCTTTCTATTTGTCATCGTTTTCGGATTGGATTTCGCTTAATGCTTCTAATAAAGTGCTCGTGGATATACAAGATTGGTCGATGAAATTTGCTATTACGTGTTGGTGGATTTGGAGGTGGAGGAATAGTGTCGCGTTCGGCCGTCCCAATGAGAATCCTATTAATCCGAGTGCTCTCCTCCGTCAACAGTTCGAGGCTTCTAAGCAGGCCTTCGATAAATACTCCCTGTTTATACCTACACCCGGATCAATTCGCAACGAGATTTTCATTCGTTGGCATCCACCTCCCTTCGGTTGGTGTCTTTTGAATACTGACGGTGCGTCTAAGGGGAATCCGGGTCCTGCAGGTTGCGGCGGTATTTTTAGAGACGATACAGGTAACTTCATTTCAGCTTACTTTTTCTCCGGTGGCATTTGCACCTCAATGAGAGCGGAAATGCTCGCCCTACTTATTGGTCTTCAACGCGCGAAGGAGCTTCATATAGACAAGCTTTTAATCCATATGGATAATGTCACTTGTGTGAATTTGgtgttggaggaacaacttcttAGCAACAGCCTTCGTCATCTTGTGAATCGATGTAGAGAGCTAATACAGGAACCCGGTTGGAAGGTCAAACTTTTACATGTGTATCGAGAAGCAAACAAAGCCAGTGACTGGTTAGCGAATCAAGGAGTCTCGTCGTCCACAACCGTGATCCATCTCGATGAACCCCCTGCGGCTCTCCGTACTATTTTACGAGAGGATATTATGGGTGTTACAACCGCTCGTCTAGTTCCTTAGTTATGGGCTATGCCCtcttatgtaccaaaaaaaaaaaaagcctatGTGCTATTCATTTTAAAAGTTTGCTTGCCAAGTTTAGATTTCTCAGTTCAAAGCCGATGATATTATTCTAATATTTTCTTTTGTTTAACGTAATTGCTATTTTCTACacgcatttttatttaatcctaCATAAATTTTCCGATTTTGCCCCTCTCATTTCTAACCCCAATTAAAAAAATCAAACCCAAATCATGGCTCTCGTCAACACTCTAGCATCTCCTCCAATCAAATCCCATTGCCTCCTGCCGCTCCCTCGAACGCCGCTGCCGCTCTCCTCCTCCCTTTTTCGACGACGGCGGTCTCTTTCTCAGTTGCTGTTACGGCAGTAAAAATTGGAAATTTGGAGGCGGCAATAGATAGAGCGCAACAATTGATTCTCGTCTttcaataacgataataatacTCTGTACTAAATATCCAGAGGATCCAGCCATTGATTTTGTGTTAAAGGTTGTCTGCTGAATTGTGTTGTTTAATTGCTCGCATTTCACATTAATGAAGGTTGTGCGATAGTTTCAAAGGAGACGGAGAAAGTTTCGATCATGATTGTCTCCGGTTGCTGATATTATAATCGGTATTAACTTTAATTGATTAATTTATAATCCATAAACTCATAAATTGGGGGCTAGGGTTTGAGGtaattttttgttgttgtgtgCGTTTTGGAATAAAAGAGGGATAAAATTGAAAAAAGTGGGAAATTTTGTGTAGGATTTAATAAAAGGTGTGCTGGAAATAGCACGTCCCTTGTTTAATTGGAGTTAACTAGTGTAAAAACAAACAATTTTGGCAGCAAGTTTTATTTCAGACGACATATTCTGTATGAAAGTTTTAGACGTATTTATGCGATCATTTTTATGGTCAGATATGACCATTTTAAAATGGTTACCATTTCAAAATGTTCATATAAATCCGTCTAAACTTTTAATTGAAATATGCcgtttaaaatgagattttatgtaattttaaaggaTAATTTTTCCCTAAGTAGTGAGTGAGTTGCATGGATTTAAAGTTTAGTTAAGCAAATAACTAGGAAAAGTCAATTGTACTCACTAAGGTGGTGTTTGACCTAACTTTAAAAGTGCTTTTGCAATTGAATAAGTAGAAACTAGGCCAAACAATATAAATTAGGGAGGATTAAAAGTGTTTTTAAAAAGCCAAAAGTTGATAATTAACCCctaaaagtagaagtagaaaatTGTTACTTCTACTTTTCACTCTATTgcctaaaaacccaaaaaatagtTAGTCCAAACatcaatatttatttaaaaaACGTTTTTACAAAAATTTGGCGAAACAATCAATTTTTTTACGAAAAGTAACTTGTTAATAAACtcattttaaaaagaaaaaattatTTTACATAATTAAGGCCAAACAGCACCTAAAACTTGTCTGTAATATCTACTTTAATTTGCGTTCATTTCTACTGATAGCAAGTAAAGTGATGAGTTATTATTTACTCACTTATAAAAGTTGTCGACTGTGATAATATCTACTTGGTGTTCATTTCTACTACTAGCAAAAGTAGCATTGACAAGTGGATCCGAATATCggatcttattattattattattccttgGTTACTCGTATTATCCACGTATTAATCAACGTATAGTTGCACTATAAATACACCATTTATCCATCTCCAAAATCACAACTCAAACCAATCTACTCTTCACTCACTCACAAAACTaaacaacacaaaacaaaaacaaaaccaaaaatgtCGTCTACAGACAGAGGCCTCTTCCACCACCGCAAGAACGATGATGAGGACATCCCCTCATCTGGTTACGGTGGCAACACCGATGAAAACCGCTATGGTTCTGATGACACTACTGGATACGGCGGCAACACTGGGGGAAACAAGTACGGTTCTGATGACACTACTACTGGATACGGTGGCAACACCGGGGGAAACAAGTATGGTTCTGATGACACTACTGGATACGGTGGCAACACTGGGGGAAACAAGTATGGTTCTGATGACACTACTACTGGATACGGTGGCAACACCGGGGGAAACAAGTATGGCTCTGATGACACTGGTTATGGTGGTGGCAACACGGAGGAAAAGAGGTATGGCTCCAGTGACACTACCGGCTATGGTGGTGGAAACACAGAGGGAAAGAGGTATGGCTCTGATGACACTACTGGTTATGGTGGCGGAAACACTACTGGATATGGTGGCGGTGTGACAGAAGGAGACGGTTATGGTAAGAAGGAGAGCGGTAGCTATGAGAGTGGTGAAGGGGGATATAATAAGAATACTTATGGAGACACTACTACTGATGAGCCAGAAAAGGATTATACGAAGGAAGAGAAGCATCACAAGCATCTTGAGGAGCTTGgtattgctgctgctgctgcttctGGTGGTTATGCTCTGGTATTTCTTTCTTTTAATTTAACTACCTCCTCCTCCCCACTTTTTTTTTAGTTCAAATTTAATatcaaatgaataaataaataaatgataaatcgTTAATTCTTATTTAAGAGCGTCTAAAATCAATAATAAGGGTGAAAATGAAAGGAATTTGTGAGACGTCTAAAGTTAAGATGGTCTTAAACGGTATCCCACCCCAATAATAATTGAAATGGGTaaatcttgtttttttttttttttttaatgtttacATAGCATGTATACTAGTAATACGTCCTAACCATTTgtgtttcttttcttttttttcttttttctttttttttgtcttgGTGAAATATTTTAGTGTGTGTGTTTAAGACATTCAAATAATATTATTGTTGTGAAATGTTTTAGTATGAGAAACACCAAGCAAAGAAGGACCCAGAACATGCCCACAGGCACAAGACAGCGGAAGAGCTAGCGGCTGTGGGAGCGGTGGCGTCCGGTGGATTTGCATTCCATGAGAAGCATGAGAAGAAGGAAACTAAGGAAGAGCGAGAGGAGGCCGAGGAGGAGTCCGAGGGCAAGGAAAAGAAGAAGCATCATTTCTTCTAATTAATTTGCTCTCAAATTAAACTTTTAAAGCTTATTTttaaattaaaagcacccatattATCTGTATGTTTATGAATTATGTATTCCGAATTTCCTTTGTATTTCAGACGTCTTTTTCGTTTCCTCCCACTTATTATGTACGTGTACGTGTGAGGTTTCATTTTCTTGCTTTTAGTGTTCGGAAAGTGAAATATTGCCTGTATGCTTGTATCCTTTAATTTGTGTGAATAATACGGAGTAAACTTATCTTATGTTGTTATGTATTATTGATGTTGCGCCTTTTCATTTATTGTATGTGCAATGTGTATAAGGACTAAGGCATATGTGAATAATATGGAGTAAAAAAAAGTTGTCTTTCTATTCATTAAAAAAGCTATTTATAATACAGGACACTATAACCCTAGACAGTGTACAAGAAAACTACGGAGTATATGAGTTTAAATTTTCTAATGGCAACTACTACCATACAAAGTGTTAGCGTTTAATTTAGTAAGAATATTAAATTGATGATATTAAGGACGGTGTTTGGGACTAATTTCAAAAATAAGGTGTGCAAGTCTAATGGAGCGGGCGGTCTAATGGAGCAGTGAGCGCGAGCGTTAAAGAAGTAAGTTATTCTGCATTCCCGCTGCTGTTCACTAAGGGTATGTTTTgattgagagatttggagggaaaaaaagagggagggagagtaggagaCTCAAAATCCCTTATTTGAATAGGAAATAAGGGTGGAGGGGAAGGGATTTGGAGGGATTTATTTTCCCTGTTTCAaagcaaatcaaaatctctccacaataggcaagatttggagggaaattgtatccaaacacccacacctcattccccctccccttcccttccctctctttcccttccctccatccccctcccctccctttccctacacttttgctatccaaacacaccttaAAGGATATCAATTACGAGCACTACTTGAAGAGATGTGCTATTCCTATATTAATAAGGGGGTTCGTGTCAAGAGTAGAAGAGAGAACCAAGATTTCATTTGCTTATACCGGAGATGTCTTAGtttagtggttaagacggaggtattgtggacaatagATCCCAGGTTCGAATCCCCCCTCCCCTTTATTGTAATGCGACTTGAGCGCGCTTCaattgaccaaaaaaaaaaaacaattacaaCATTAGTTATTCTATATCTTAGATCTTATATAACCGTTAATCTATATCTCATGTCTTATTAATATCTCATGTTGCTTGATTCAGTTTAGGTACCACAACATTTCCTTCCAATCATTTTTTTTGACAATCGGATTAACGAGTTCTACAGTTTAATAGCACGCTTAGCTAACTTATGAGCGACTTTATTACAAATTCTAGGAACATAagcaaaggaaatacaataaaagttTGTCGCTCGATCAATGATGTCGTCAACGGAATTCCTAGTCCAATGTTTGAGCTGAGAGTACTTTAGGACTTGAGTAAGAACCTGCAGACAATCAGAGAATATGTTAATATGAAGGATGTTGCGAGAGAGTGCCTACTTCAAGGCCTCCCTAATTGCCAAGGTTTTCATTTGCTCAACATTCTCAGCTCTTCCTAATTTGATACAAAATACAACCACAACTTCATTATCTAACATGATACACCCACCAAAACCAGCATCAAGTTCCGTAGACCACGCAACATCCACATAAATATGAGACCAAAAGCAGCATAGAGAACCCTGAATCAAAGGAATGGATATCCCATTCTTAAGGTTAGTCAAGTCTTCCTCCAAAGGTGTTTGGATAGCTATGAACCAAGGCTTCCCATCTTCGGCATAAAGAGCCAGGTTAAGAGTATCTTGATATAATAAGATAGCGCCAATATGGGAGCTCTCCAACTTATCAAAGACCTTTCTACACCTGACCAcccaaatagtccaaatagtACACAAAAAAGAAAGGCAAGCCTCATGTTTATTATTAGCCTTAAAAAGAACAGAAAGCCAGTTGCAAACCCAAGACGGGAGGCTTAAATTATCCCCTAATTGTGCCCGAATGCCTAGAAGACTTCCAGCCCAAACTCTATTAGCAAAGGAACAATCACGAAACAAGTGATTAGGCGTTTCCGTTTCGTGTGAATCACAAAGTAAGCAAGTGAAAGGGCCATCAAAACCCCTCTTTAAGAAGCCTTCCCCAGTGGGCAACAAATCAGTGAGAAGTTTCCAAATAAGAATGATCCAACTTTTCGGCCCTGGTAAGTTCCATAGAATTTTTTTTAAGACACACATATACACAGCTAGAACTCTTGAACGGTCCTTTGAGGCTcactacaaaaagaaataaaacaggcgaccgattttGGCGAATGAAATCAGTCACTAAACTCAATTTAGCGACTGACTTCAGTCGCCAAACACCAGTCGCAGACCTTGGTCGCTTTTTCTGATTTTAGCGACTAAAGTCAGTAGCTAAATTTAGCGACTGCAATTTCAGGCGCTAAATGAGGAAAATAGCGACTGAaatggtagtcgccaatttggcgaccgacaGCTGGTAGTCGCCAAAATAGCGACTGATTCTCGGTCGCTAAAA from Silene latifolia isolate original U9 population chromosome 10, ASM4854445v1, whole genome shotgun sequence encodes:
- the LOC141607370 gene encoding uncharacterized protein LOC141607370; translated protein: MARRCDLFNNWIESCELVELEFSGAAHTWSRGNSVETRQSARLDRALCNSDWSLLFSEASVKYLSAIQSDHCPLLISPNGFAPLNAIHRQFRFQAAWLTHEKFSDFVTNNWQPGGDLTTQLSTLSTKLQNWNEEVFDNIFRKKRELIARINGCQKKLALVRDKGTIVLEAKLRRELDETLDREEILWCQKSRFDFIRDGDRNTSYFHVSTLVRRWCNRIKSLKNSEGIWVEDRNALIDLVINFYKNLYTQEGNYDANAEVPYDLFPELSPDDFGWLTRPYTEAEVEGVVHNMGALKAPGPDGFQALFLPKELGISENVGLCDSHQSPPREGIPDGF
- the LOC141605432 gene encoding uncharacterized protein LOC141605432 gives rise to the protein MSSTDRGLFHHRKNDDEDIPSSGYGGNTDENRYGSDDTTGYGGNTGGNKYGSDDTTTGYGGNTGGNKYGSDDTTGYGGNTGGNKYGSDDTTTGYGGNTGGNKYGSDDTGYGGGNTEEKRYGSSDTTGYGGGNTEGKRYGSDDTTGYGGGNTTGYGGGVTEGDGYGKKESGSYESGEGGYNKNTYGDTTTDEPEKDYTKEEKHHKHLEELGIAAAAASGGYALYEKHQAKKDPEHAHRHKTAEELAAVGAVASGGFAFHEKHEKKETKEEREEAEEESEGKEKKKHHFF